The nucleotide window TTCAAACAGTTTGTTTGTAGTGGCAAAATATTTATATGGTTTATTGTTTTGAGGGGCAATTGATAAAGTTTGTTTGGTTTCAATATTTTCCAGCTTTTGACTTGTAAAATCTGGCCAAATAACTATTAATGAATCAACCCTTTCTTCTTTGCCATATCCGAAATACAAAGTAGGTTCAGAACTAGATTGAAATCCTCTTACGGTATATAATTCCTTATATTGTTTAATGCCGTTGTGATAGGAAACAGCCTTTGTACCTATACCAAATGGGTTTTGTTGAGAATATGAAAATTTAATTTTCAAAAAATTATTAAATGAGCTGCCTTTATTTTCAAGTAACGTTAGAGGGCTATTGATATTATTTATTATTAAATCTAAGTCCCCATCATTATCCAGATCTCCTAAAGCAGTGGCACCAGAGATTAGGGAATCTGCTACAATCCAATTTCCAGTTTGATTTTTAAACATCAAATCTTTTTTACCCTCAAAGACATAATTAACAGCTTTGCCTGTAGGCATAAGATCAAAAGCTTCTTGATCCACCAATTTGGTCTCGTTAATTTTATTTTTAATTTTTTCGCTTGAAACGAATTTGATAAAATCTAAATCATTGGGTCGCTTAGGAATTCCATTGGAAATAAAAACATCTTGGTTTCCGTCAAGATTAAAGTCTTCAATTAAAACACTCCAACTCCAATCCGTTGCCGCCAGACCACTTAAAAGGGCGGTTTCAGCATATCCACTGCCTTTTTCATTTACAAAAAGCATATTGCGGGTATATTGGTAATGATAACCATAATCTTCAGTGCGCATTTTCAAAGTTTGAAAACTGTCATCTCCTTCTGAAGTCTTTAATACCTTTTCATCCTCTGCTAACATATCAAGGGAAATAAGGTCTGGCCAACCATCATGGTTAATATCCGCTACGTCGTTGCCCATTGAAAACCTAGAAATATGCCCAAAATTTTCCTTCAGGGATTCCTTAAAAGTTCCATCTTTTTGGTTGATGTAATAATAATCATCTTCATGAAAATCATTGCCTACGTAAATATCTGGGTAACCATCTTTATTAAAGTCTGAAACCGCTATTCCTAAACCATAACCATTTACACCGCCATATATTCCTGCCTCCTCACTAACATCGATAAATTTTCCGTTATCGTTCCGCATAAGACGGTCACCAGTTTCATAATTGCGTTGGGTGCGAATTGCAGCCTTGCCGAATGACTCTTGAGTATGGATTGCATGGTTTAAAATAAATATATCTAGATCGCCGTCTAAGTCATAATCCAGAAATGCTGAAGAAGAGGCAAAGCTATCAAGGTCTAATCCGTAATCTGAGGATTTTTCACTGAAAGTTAGGTCCCCATTGTTGATGAATAATTCATTATGTCCTTTAAATCCGTTAATCCCAACTACTGCATTTACATAAATATCCAATAATCCATCCGCATTAATGTCGGCCATTGAAACTCCTGTATTCCAGCTGCTGTTACCGGCCACTCCTGCAATTGAAGTAATATCTTCAAAATTTAAATTCCCCTTATTTAGATAAAGTTTGTTTTTATTTTGATTAGAAGAGACGTAAATATCTGGCAAGCCATCATTATTTATATCACCAATAGCAACCCCACCACCGTTATAAAAATACAAGTAGTCTAATATATTAAGTTCATCTGTTTCCTTTAGAGTGTTATTAAAATCTAAACCAGAATCATTAGCCTTAATACTTTTGAATAAGGAACCTTCTTTTTCTGAGCATGAAAAAATAATCGAGACTACTAAAAAATACATTAAGGTCTTATTCATTGATTTTAAACACCTTGGGTTTGTCATCATTTAAGGCGGTGAATATGTAACTGTTTCCGTGCTTATCTCGGATTTTGTCTAGATGTTTTACTTCACCTTTAATAAAAAATCCACTTTGTTCGTAAGGTTGCCACTCAAAATTATTATTTCCATCTCCTAAAAGAACATGTCCATAACTAGCATCAAGTCTAGAAAATTGAGGACGATATTCATAATTATTTCCTCCCATAATTAGATCAATGTTGCCATCGTCATTAATATCGGTGCAGTTAATACCACAGACGCAAGACAATTGAACCTTTGCAGGTAGTTCTTTTACAGTAAACTTTCCATTACCATTGTTAATTGCTATGATAGATTCAGAATATTTAACCTCTTTAACAATTGTATTTGAAATTATTTCCTCAGGGAATAATTCTCGTATACTTTTCGTTGAATACTCGGACGCCTTGAGGTTTTGTTTTTTAAGTGAAACAATTTGACCAACAATGTCTTTTTTTTGGTGTAGGGGATAATCCTTTTGGTTTTCAAATTGGGTCATAATTTGTTCAATGGTACCGTTATTATCGAAGTCATTGATCCATAACCTCATTGGAGATTCAATTGATGGTTTGTAGTGAATATTTTTCCCTTGGTTTCCTATTACTAGATCTAAATCTCCATCATTATCGAAATCTGCAAAGTTTATTGTATTCCACCATCCAGTTAAGCTGTCCAGTTCTGAATTCTGTTTGCTTAGGCGCCTTCCATTGTTTTTGAAAATTTGAGGGCTTCCCCAATCAGATACTGTAATTAGTTCATTTTTTCCATCACCATCTATGTCGAGCCATTTTGCATCAGTTATCATGCCTGAGTTTTTTATATCATAAGCAAATCGCTCAGTGGAATTTTTAAAGGTACCGTTACCTATATTTTCTAAATATAAATGCTGAGGATTAATACCGTATACTCCAACAACACTTCTACTTCCAATAAAAAGATCGATATCCCCGTCTCCATCTGCATCTTCTGTAGCAATTACGGAAACATTGCTGTTGTTAGAGGGTAATTGGATTTCCGATTTTATGAAATTTCCGTTTCCATCGTTTATATATAAACGGTTTTTCATGAAGTTAGAATTCCCTACTTCATTTCCCCCAGAACCTACGATTAAGTCTAAATCGCCATCATTGTCGGCATCAAAGAATGCTGAAGATGTGTCTTCAAATTCAGCATCTTCCAAAAAACAATTTTGTTTAACAGGATTAAGTTTTCCGTTTCCAGCATGTAAATAGATAATACCTTGGGAATTTTTGGCTCCTCCTACAAATATATCCTCATTTCCGTCATTGTTTAAGTCTCCTATTGCCAATGAAGGTCCTTCCTGGGAAACCAAAACATTTAATAACCCTTCGTAATCAAAATCATTATAACTGTTTTCATTATGGGAGTTTAGATTTTGTTCGTCCAATTGGGTAAGTAAGGTTTGGAGGAGAAACTTGTTATTTTGGGAAACTTTGTAAGGTTCTGTTGCCTCAGATTGGTTTAATTGTACTGTTTGATTAGCAGATATATTGACAAGTTTGGTTGTTAAATCATTCGGCCAAACAACGCGGATCGAATCAATTTTATTCGCAGATCCTAATCCAACGGTCATCGGATATTCCATAGAAGATTGAAAACCTCTTGAAGGGATCAATTCTTGCATAATTATCTGATTTCCGAAATAGAGGTAAGCTTTAGTTCCTATGGCAAACTTATTGCCATTTGCACCTTGAAATTTTAATTTGACGAAATTATTTTCCGAAGTTTCTGAGGTGTTGTTTCTATAAACAAATGCCTCCATATTTACGTTGTTAATTACCAAATCTAAGTCGCCGTCATTGTCAAGATCTCCATATGCGGCACCATTTGAAAAACTTGGTTTGCTAAATCCCCATTGCATAGAGACATCGTTAAACGTTAAGTTCCTTTTGTTGTGATAAGCATAGTTGGGTAATGGATAAATAGGCATTTTGTCTATTATGGAATCTATAGCTTCTTTCTTTCCAGTTAGGGCCATTTCTTGGATGATTTCATCAGCAAAGAATTCAATA belongs to Aegicerativicinus sediminis and includes:
- a CDS encoding VCBS repeat-containing protein is translated as MNKTLMYFLVVSIIFSCSEKEGSLFKSIKANDSGLDFNNTLKETDELNILDYLYFYNGGGVAIGDINNDGLPDIYVSSNQNKNKLYLNKGNLNFEDITSIAGVAGNSSWNTGVSMADINADGLLDIYVNAVVGINGFKGHNELFINNGDLTFSEKSSDYGLDLDSFASSSAFLDYDLDGDLDIFILNHAIHTQESFGKAAIRTQRNYETGDRLMRNDNGKFIDVSEEAGIYGGVNGYGLGIAVSDFNKDGYPDIYVGNDFHEDDYYYINQKDGTFKESLKENFGHISRFSMGNDVADINHDGWPDLISLDMLAEDEKVLKTSEGDDSFQTLKMRTEDYGYHYQYTRNMLFVNEKGSGYAETALLSGLAATDWSWSVLIEDFNLDGNQDVFISNGIPKRPNDLDFIKFVSSEKIKNKINETKLVDQEAFDLMPTGKAVNYVFEGKKDLMFKNQTGNWIVADSLISGATALGDLDNDGDLDLIINNINSPLTLLENKGSSFNNFLKIKFSYSQQNPFGIGTKAVSYHNGIKQYKELYTVRGFQSSSEPTLYFGYGKEERVDSLIVIWPDFTSQKLENIETKQTLSIAPQNNKPYKYFATTNKLFEKVNDNLGINFAHEEDGYIDFNRQKLIPFEKSDAGPAVAIGDLNSDGNTDIFFGSSKFKKSVLFLGNSEGFIKDSINSMVTDSITEQVSAAVIDLDNDGINELFLGNGGADFYGKNAPLLDAISKFENGKLIEKTIPDLYNNASIIAPYDFDGDGDLDVFVGNSIITGNYGKSPDSYLLINENGELAISDLVPKSMGLVNHAIWSDIDGDNLKDLIVVGEWFSPRFFINEKDSFKEITPIKKPLNGLWQQILEFDFDHDGDNDYLLGNWGLNSKFKASIKYPLRMYYGDFDNNGQTETILANYKNDGYYPILSLDELSSQMVFLKKKFNSYKSFAGKKMEDIFEDERLENAEIFEVNILASGYLENNNGEFSFHPFANQLQISPIKAFVDFDFDRDGKKDVLAAGNYFGVTPYHGRFDSFSGALINSNGKVVNTSEIGLNLKGKSVRHLNILNKNGINYLLVTTNNDKAEVYKILD
- a CDS encoding VCBS repeat-containing protein, which translates into the protein MSKTFTSLVFCLLVLVIFSCKKERAKSIEDINFEPTLFTLLSSAETGIDFLNRVENQKDFNIFKYRNFYNGGGVAIGDINNDGLADIFFTANMTSNKLYLNKGDFQFEDITDKAGVGGQKPWSTGVNMVDINNDGLLDIYVSNAGKMEGNNHDNDLFINNGDLTFTESAETYNLADSGFTIQTVFFDYDKDGDLDAYILNNSNVPVNGLGYMEQRDVRAEDWLNVPKVLSGQGDKLMKNEDGKFTDVSEEAGIYGSLIGFGLGVQIGDVNNDLYPDIYVTNDFYERDYLYINNQDGTFTESIRDYTSHLSLSAMGVDIADINNDSHLDIFVTEMLPKESVRVKSVMEFEGYNVFKLKQSKDFYQQYIQNTLQLNNGNNSFSEIAYFSGVDATDWSWSALMFDMDNDGFKDIFVTNGINHDLTDLDFIEFFADEIIQEMALTGKKEAIDSIIDKMPIYPLPNYAYHNKRNLTFNDVSMQWGFSKPSFSNGAAYGDLDNDGDLDLVINNVNMEAFVYRNNTSETSENNFVKLKFQGANGNKFAIGTKAYLYFGNQIIMQELIPSRGFQSSMEYPMTVGLGSANKIDSIRVVWPNDLTTKLVNISANQTVQLNQSEATEPYKVSQNNKFLLQTLLTQLDEQNLNSHNENSYNDFDYEGLLNVLVSQEGPSLAIGDLNNDGNEDIFVGGAKNSQGIIYLHAGNGKLNPVKQNCFLEDAEFEDTSSAFFDADNDGDLDLIVGSGGNEVGNSNFMKNRLYINDGNGNFIKSEIQLPSNNSNVSVIATEDADGDGDIDLFIGSRSVVGVYGINPQHLYLENIGNGTFKNSTERFAYDIKNSGMITDAKWLDIDGDGKNELITVSDWGSPQIFKNNGRRLSKQNSELDSLTGWWNTINFADFDNDGDLDLVIGNQGKNIHYKPSIESPMRLWINDFDNNGTIEQIMTQFENQKDYPLHQKKDIVGQIVSLKKQNLKASEYSTKSIRELFPEEIISNTIVKEVKYSESIIAINNGNGKFTVKELPAKVQLSCVCGINCTDINDDGNIDLIMGGNNYEYRPQFSRLDASYGHVLLGDGNNNFEWQPYEQSGFFIKGEVKHLDKIRDKHGNSYIFTALNDDKPKVFKINE